A stretch of DNA from Oryzomonas sagensis:
GCTTACAGGCGGCGTTGGTGAACGTACTGTTCACGGAGCCACCCAGTATTTGCATGGCGACAATTGCTGCTAGGGCGATCAGTACAATGATCAGTGCGTATTCCACCAATGTCTGGCCCTTTTCACTCTTTACGCGGCACAGCAGGTTGATAACAAACAATTTGATCGTGTTCATGCGGGTACCCTCCTTTTTTTTGTGTTGCAAATGGGTGAATATGCACCGTCCGTAGAGCGGGAGATACAGCTTTACCTTAAGGGTTCATCAACGAACTAGCTGCACTGCTATAAGTGTTGTTCACGATGCCGCCCAGATAGTGCATGGCAACAATCGCAACGAGGGTGGTCAGCACAATGGTCAACGTGTATTTTCCACCAAGGTCTGGCCTCTTTTGTTCTTTGCCCGGGTCAACAGATTAAAGATGAGCAGTTTGATAGTATCCATAGCGCCTCCCCCCTGTTTTGTTTACAAAGCAAATTATAATTAGTTTCTATTTACCATTGTTTCACGGTGTGTCAACCACATTCAAATAATTTTATAAAAATATTGAAATGAAAATTTAATTACATATAATTGTATTTAATGAATTCAATTGTTTTTTTCTGCAATATTAAAAATCATCTATTTTGCAAAACAAGTGCCACTTTATAACTTACTAATTTAATTGAAACATAATTAAAGTATGTTAAAAAACAGATATGCTTTTGTAAACTTCTCCGACAATAATGTCGGTATCGTATACACTTTAAAGCAACCTGTAAGAGACTGAGGGGCATGGTAAAACTGGGGCAGCAGCGCGAGGTGCATCGACGTAGCAACAAGAGGATTATGGCGATTGTAATGGGGGGTTAGTCAGTACTCAGGGAAAGGAGCACCGGTATGCCTGAACGGGATATGAAGCGCTGGATTGAATCTTTGGGGATTCCCGCCGCCGAGATGAAAAAGGCTCATGTACGCCAACTCCTGCATGGCGGCAAGCTGACCGAAAGCCTGCTGACGCTTGGCCTTATTTCCAGCAAGCAGTTGATCGAATTCGAGCTGCAGATTCCCAAGCCACCAACGACCATTGAGAGGACCGGCTTGCAGCTCACCTTTATTACCGATTTGGCAACGAAGCACATCCTGTTCATGGGGGAATTCGACCAGCAGGAGCTGGCGGAACGGATCTGCCTGCCGGTCAATCTTGTCGATAAGGTGATGGAACAACTGCGCCGGGCAAAGCTTGTGGAGGTTCTTGGCGCTGGTGGATACTCTTCGGGGACCTACAGATACCTGATTACCGATGCCGGGAAAAAACGTGCCCAGGAGTTGCTGGATATCTGCCGCTATGTCGGTCCGACGCCCGTTTCCCTTGATGACTACGTCAGGATGGTGGATGGCCAGACCATCCGTCTGGTCGCGATTGATCAGCAGCAGATTAATGAGGCGTTTGCCCACCTGGTTGTCAGCCCGCAACTGCTTAAAACAATCGGGCCGGCAATCAGTTCCGGCAGGTCGATATTTCTCTATGGCCCATCAGGAAACGGCAAGACGGCCATTGCCGAAGCGATCGGCAGGGTCTTTCAGGACCCCATTTTTGTCCCGCACGCGGTCTATGTGGCCGGACAGATAATTACGGTCTACGATCCGGTCACCCACTTCCCGGTCAGCGACGAAGACCAGGAACCGCGTGCCGACCGGCGCTGGATACGGGTAAAACGCCCTGTCGTCATGGCAGGCGGTGAGTTGACGTTGAGTATGCTCGACCTCACCTTCAATCAGGTGACAAAGTATTATGAAGCGCCGCTACAGATGAAAGCCAATAACGGTATTTTCCTGATCGATGACTTCGGCAGGCAGCAGGTCGAGCCCAAAATCCTCCTCAACCGCTGGATAGTCCCGCTTGAAAGGCGAGTTGACTTCATGGGCCTGCACACAGGGATGAAATTCACTATTCCCTTCGATCTGCTGGTCCTATTCGCCACTAATATCGAGCCGGGCGAGTTAGTTGATGAGGCATTCTTGCGGCGCATACGTTACAAGGTCCGCGTCGACCATCCTACCATTGCTGAATATGAGGATATATTCAAAAGGGTCTGTGAGGTCAACGGGATTGAGTTCCAGCCGCCAGTCTTCAGCTATCTGACCAATGAGTTGTACGGCAAATCGCCGAACCCGATGGCGGCCTGTCATCCGCGCGATATTATTGATCATCTCGTCGATCAGGCCCGATTCCACAAAACCAAGCCCGTATTGACAAAAGAGTCCATCGATCAGGCATGGAAAACCTATTTTGTATAACATCCATTATTAAGGAAAATTTTTACCGTTTCCACCACTCGTTGCCAACGGGTGAAGCTTTGAAGGGCCCCTCGGTTTCCTGTAGAAGAGGACTTCAGGCCGCGCTGCGAATTTTTACGTTCCTGCCGCCGCTGCTCTTCATCCCCCATTTGACGACCGTGACCCGCTCAATCCGGTCGAAGATCAGATTCTCGACCGCGATGCCGATCAGGACAACAGTTATCAAACCGGCAAAAACCGAAGGAATCTCCAGCTGCTGTTTGTTCTCGTAGATAAACCAGCCGATGCCGCCGCTCCCGGAACTGACGCCGAAGACCAGTTCCGCCGCGATAAGCGTCCGCCAGGCAAAGGCCCAGCCGTTGCGCAGACCGGTCAGAAGTGAGGGGAACGCCGCCGGTATCAGGATGACGGCGGCATAGCGGATGCCGCTGAGGCCGTAGTTGCGCCCCACCATGCGGATCGTCCCGTTGACCGCCGAGAATCCCCCGTGGGCGCTCAGCGCCACCGGCCAGAGAACCGCATGAATCAGAACAAAGATGATGCTCCCGCTGCCCAGGCCGAACCAGAGCAGGGCCAGCGGCAGGAGTGCGATGGCGGGCAACGGGTTGAACATGGAGGTGCAGAGTTCCAGGAGATCGGAGCCGAGTCGCGTCATTGTGGCGGCCATGGCCAGAATCAGCGCCAGGAGCACCCCGATGCCGTATCCGGTCAAGAGTATTTTGAATGAGGTGACGATGCGGGCCGGCAGTCCGCCGCTTCTGACGGCATCGACCAGCGCCTGCAACGTGGCGCTGAAGGTCGGCACCATGAGCGGGTTCGCCAGCCGTGTCGCATACCATTCCCAGAGCGCGCAGAGCAGGATCAGAAGCCCCGCCCTCCGAACCCACCCTTTGTCCCACAACTGTGCCAGTATGCCGGGACCGGTGGAGGGACTCCCCTCGTGCATCACTGTTCCCCGCACGGTCATTCCTACCGCGGTACTATCTGTTTTCATGGTGCGCTCCTCGTGATGTGCTGCGGCAACCAGGGACATTAGATCACGTAATCCAGAGCGTCCCGAAACAAGACCTGCCTGATCCGCTCCGCAATTTCCGGGTGGGCCCCGGCGGCCGCCTGCAACTGCTCCGCCTCGATGATCTCCTCCACCCGCCCGGGGTGAGGGGACATCACCACGATCCTGCTG
This window harbors:
- a CDS encoding Flp family type IVb pilin translates to MNTIKLFVINLLCRVKSEKGQTLVEYALIIVLIALAAIVAMQILGGSVNSTFTNAACKLVSP
- a CDS encoding ATPase, coding for MPERDMKRWIESLGIPAAEMKKAHVRQLLHGGKLTESLLTLGLISSKQLIEFELQIPKPPTTIERTGLQLTFITDLATKHILFMGEFDQQELAERICLPVNLVDKVMEQLRRAKLVEVLGAGGYSSGTYRYLITDAGKKRAQELLDICRYVGPTPVSLDDYVRMVDGQTIRLVAIDQQQINEAFAHLVVSPQLLKTIGPAISSGRSIFLYGPSGNGKTAIAEAIGRVFQDPIFVPHAVYVAGQIITVYDPVTHFPVSDEDQEPRADRRWIRVKRPVVMAGGELTLSMLDLTFNQVTKYYEAPLQMKANNGIFLIDDFGRQQVEPKILLNRWIVPLERRVDFMGLHTGMKFTIPFDLLVLFATNIEPGELVDEAFLRRIRYKVRVDHPTIAEYEDIFKRVCEVNGIEFQPPVFSYLTNELYGKSPNPMAACHPRDIIDHLVDQARFHKTKPVLTKESIDQAWKTYFV
- a CDS encoding ABC transporter permease yields the protein MKTDSTAVGMTVRGTVMHEGSPSTGPGILAQLWDKGWVRRAGLLILLCALWEWYATRLANPLMVPTFSATLQALVDAVRSGGLPARIVTSFKILLTGYGIGVLLALILAMAATMTRLGSDLLELCTSMFNPLPAIALLPLALLWFGLGSGSIIFVLIHAVLWPVALSAHGGFSAVNGTIRMVGRNYGLSGIRYAAVILIPAAFPSLLTGLRNGWAFAWRTLIAAELVFGVSSGSGGIGWFIYENKQQLEIPSVFAGLITVVLIGIAVENLIFDRIERVTVVKWGMKSSGGRNVKIRSAA